In the genome of Curtobacterium sp. MCLR17_036, the window GTCGTCACCGAAGCCGGTGACGTAGCCGCTCGCGTTCACGTTGAGCGGGCCGGCCGATGCCGTCCCGGTCCCGCCGGCGCCCGCGATGTCCGCCGTGAACGTCGCGCGGCCGAAGGTCGTCGTGGTGACCAACCAGCCGTTCGACGTCCAGCGGCTGACGTCGACGACGGGTCGCGAGACGAGCGTCCACTTCTGGTTCGTGTAGGTGTAGGCCGGGTCCTGCCCGTAGGCGTAGAAGCTGCAGCCGGGCGGTGCGGCCTCCTTCGAGGCGATGCAGCCGTCGACCCAGGCGTCGACCGCCCGCTCCGCGGCCCGGACGCCGGCGTCCGTGAGCGACGCCTGCATCCGCACCGGTGTCGAGACGTCGTCGCCGAACCCGCGCACCGTCGTCTTCCCGCCGTCCGCGGTCGCCCACTTCCCGCCGGCGTAGGACACCGCGTACGTGCCGGGCAGCGCCCGGAGGCTCAGCGTGCCGTCCTTCGCCGTCCGCGCCGTGCTGCCGTCGACGCGCACCGCGGCGGGGGTCGGGCCGTCGACGTCCACGACGACCGAACCGAGCTCCGGTGCCTGCAGCTCCCACACCGGGAAGAACCCCCAGTCCGTCCCGGTCTGCTCGAGCGTGAAGCTTGCCGCCACGTCCTGGCCGCCCTGCCGCAGGTACGCCCGGACCGTCGCGGTGTCCCCCTCGGTGCTGGTGGCCGCGATGCGGTAGCCGGTCACCTTGTCCCGGGCCTTCGCGTAGGCGGCCTGGCGCAGCAGGACGTCGGACTCCTCGGGGTCGATCCCGACCTCGTCCAGTGCCGCGTCGACACGTCCTGCCGTCAGGTCGTCGAGGAACGCGCGCACCGGTCGGTCCGCCGCGTGCGTGGCCGTCCCGACCGAGAACCCGACCACCCCGGCGACGAGCAGGACCACGACGGCCGTCGCCCCGGCGACGATCCCGACCACCTGCCGGCGGCGGAGACGGCGTGCGGGGCGTGCGGTCACCGCCGGGGTACCGGACGCGTCCTGGGTGCCCCGGATCGAGGCCACCGGTGGGACGGCGCCCCAGCCGTCCTGCTGCTCGTGCTGGTCGGTCATCGTTCCCCCGTTGCGAGTGCGTCGTGCCCCGGCAGACTACCGCCCGGCCTGGTCGTCGCCCGCGATCGTCGTCCCCCGCTGCCCGCCCGCGTCGGTGGCGCCGCGGCCCGCACGTGCCTGCTGCTTCGCCGCCGCCGTCCCGCCCACGACGGACAGCAACGCGACCACGACCGACCCGACCACGAACGGCCCGAGGGCGTACCCGGCGGGGAAGACCACGAGCTCGGTCGCGTCACCACGGAGCAGCGCGTAGCCGACGGCCCCGACCCCGAGCATCACGAGGTAGACGGTGGCGGCCGCCACGAGACCGGTCACGCCGGGGTTGCCGTCCCGCGCACCGACCGCGGTCGCGAGGAACACCACGAGCGCACCGCCGACCACCATCCCCGGGCCGAGGTACGGGGTGGCGTCCGGCTGGGAGATGATCTCGACGTCGGCGAGCAGGGCCTCGAAGCCCGTGACGGCGACCACGAGCGCGATGAAGAGGACGGACGTCATCGTCGCGATCAACCACCGGGACATGGTCCGATCGTATCGCCGTCCGGCGGGTCAGCGGGCGGTGTCGGTCCGGGCGGCGCGCTGAGCGGCTTCGTCGGACCGGCCGGCCTGCTCCTGCGCCGCGGCGACGAGCGCGAGGGCGATCGTCGCGGTGATGATCGGGACGGTCTCGGTCATCGGTGCCGGAACGGTCGCGGGGACGGGATCGTGACCGGGGTCGGCCTGGAGGCCCGGGGCCGCGTCCGCCACGGACGCCGCGTCGGCCTCGTGGTCGCGCACCGCGGGGCCCATCACCGGCAGGACGCCCGTGGTCGCCGGGGGCTCCGTGTGCAGGACGGGGGCTCCCCCGCCGTCGTCGCCGGCCACGTCGCGCCAGAGGCCGTCGGTCGGCTCGGCTCGGCGCGCAGCCCGCCGGGCCCGGCCCATCCGGACGAGGACGACCACGGCGACGACCGCCCAGATGCCGTTCACGATCGTCGAGGGGATCGCGTGGTGCGCGGCGACGTTCACCGCCACCGCGAGCCCGCCGACGAGGTTGAAGAGTTGGTAGACGGGGCCGTTCGGCAGCTTCCCCGTCGAGAAGAGAATGTAACCGGCAAGGACGGTTACGGCTCCGAACCAGCCGAGGAACTCCACGATTCCGACCAACACGCGCGACTCCGGGCACGACGGGAACGGCCGATCCGAGCCGACCGTTCGAGAGGGGACGAGCGGCCGCGATCGCGGGCTCGGGAGCATCGTACGCACAACGACGGCTGTCGCGGAAGTGGGGTCGGCGTGCCGCGGCCGGCCCCACTTCACGGGGGTGGGATCAGCCCTTCGCGGCGGTGTCCGCGTCGGTGGTCAGGACGTAGACGTAGCCGCCGAAGGTCCAGGTGGTCGAGGCCGTCGCGGACTCGTCGGTGGAGTCCTGCGACGCCGAGGAGGTCACGGTGTTCACGAGGAAGAGCCGGGCCCCGTCCTGCAGGCCGCCGATGAACGACAGCGCCTGGTCGAACGACCCGTCGACCGAGACGGAGACCGGGATCGCGGAGAAGTTCTCGCCGGAGATGGACGGGTCGGTGGTCGCCGTCGTGGCCGCTGCGGAGGGCCCGGCGGACGCGGTCGCGGTCGGGTCGTCGGTCGCCGTGCTGTCCTCGGTCGCCGGTGCAGCGGCTGCCGGCGAGGTGTAGGCGACCGCGTCCGAGGTCGTGATCGCCGAGACCTTCACACCGGTCCGCGCGGCGACGTCGTCCACGGACCCGTAGAACGACGACATGCTCGCCGACGACGGGACCGACGCCGTGAGCTTCGCGAGCTCGGCCTTGAGCGCCGGGAGGGACTTCGCACGCTCCTGCAGACGGGCGAGCTCCGCCGCCGTCGTCTGGTTCGTGGCGTCCACCGACGTCTGCTCGTCGCGGTCCGTCGCAGCCTGCGCGAGGTGCGGCTGGACGCCGACGAAGAACCCGGCGAGCGCCACCACGACCATCGCCAGCACGGCGATCAGCATGTTCAGTCGGTTGCGGGTCATGTCACTCGCCCTTGTCCTGGTACTTGCCGTCGAAGGCGCCGTCGTCGACGTGGATGGTCATGTTCACCGTGTAGACGCCGGTGGTCGGGTCGAGGGTGACCGAGTTCGCGGTGGCGTCCACGAAGCCCTCGAGGTCCTTGACGGAGTCGAGCCACTCGGGCACGGACGGCAGGGTCGGGCTCTGTGCGTCGATCGTCAGCGTCGCGACACGCTGCCCCTGCAGGGGGGTGTCGGCCTGCGCGTAGGCCTCGAGCGGCGTCGCCGAGTCGATCGCGACCCCGGTGATCTCGACGCCGGACGGCAGCGACGACCTCACCGAGCTCAGGTACGGCTGCCAGGCGATCTCGGTCGACCCGCCGACGGACTGGGCTGCCTGACGGAGCGCGGTGCCGGTCTCGGTCTCGCGGACCTCGCTGTACTGCGCCTGCTGACGCAGGAGCGAGAGGGTCTCGTTCTGCGCGTCGGTGAGCTCGTCGTGGGCCTGGGCCGCGTAGAGGCTCGCAGCGCCGATGCCGATCCCGACGACGACCGCGACGAGGGCGACACCGGCCCACATGCGTCGGACGACACGACGGCTGCGGCGGTCGGCGAGCACCTCGGTGGGCAGCAGGTCGACGCGCGGCCGGCCGCCGACGACCACGTCGTTGGGCGACGTCTTGCTGAGGCGCTTCGCACGCTCGGCGCTCTCGGCCGCGACGCGCGCCGCCGGGTCCCCTTCGGCTGCACCGCGACGACGGGCGCTGCGGGACGGCTTGGTCTTCGTGGTCTGGCTCATGCTGCCTTCCCTCCGCTCGCGAGGCCCCAGGCGACCGCGATCGATGCGCCGTGTGCGTGCAGGTCCTCGACCCGGATCGACTTGGCGAGTGCCACGTTGGCGAACGGGGCGCCGAACCGGACCGACGTGCGGGTGAACTCGGAGAGCGCGGCGGCGAAGCCGGGCAGGGCCGAAGCGGCACCACCGAGCAGGATCTCGCCGACCGGCTCGGCCGGGTGGGTGTTGACGAAGTAGTTGATCGTGTTCCGCAGGCTCGCCAGGAGCTCGCTCATCGTCTCGCGGACCGCGGCCACCGCGAGCGCGTCGTCGCTCGTCCGGGCGGCGAGCGGGTCCATGCCGAGGTGCCGCTTCACGGCCTCCGCGGATCCCTCGTCGATCGAGAGCCGACCGGCCAGCAGCCGCGTGATGTCGTCGCCACCGGTCGGGATGATGCGGACGAACTTCGGCACCCCGTCGGTGACGATCACGACGGTGGTGGTGTTGCCACCGCACTCGACGATCGCGACGGTGCCGCGCTGGCTCGCGGGGGCGAGCACCCGGGCGAGGGCGAACGGGATGAGGTCGACGCCGACCGGGTTGAGGCCGGCGGTCTGCACCGCGCGCACGTTGGCGAGCACGGCGTCCTTGACCGCGGCGACGAGCAGGCCGCTCAGGGTCGGGCCGCTCTCGCTCGTGCCCTCACCGGTCGGGTAGAAGTCGAGGATGGCCTCGCCGACGGGAACGGGGAGCATGTCCTGCACCTGGAAGGGCAGCGACTCGCGGATCTGTGCCATC includes:
- a CDS encoding DUF6121 family protein is translated as MSRWLIATMTSVLFIALVVAVTGFEALLADVEIISQPDATPYLGPGMVVGGALVVFLATAVGARDGNPGVTGLVAAATVYLVMLGVGAVGYALLRGDATELVVFPAGYALGPFVVGSVVVALLSVVGGTAAAKQQARAGRGATDAGGQRGTTIAGDDQAGR
- the pilM gene encoding type IV pilus assembly protein PilM, translated to MPKSIVGVDIGAAAIRAVEVQDPDRPKPTIVRFAEVPVPEGATRQGEVVEPNTVAGALRQLWSIGKFRSKDVVLGMGNQRVLSRDLTVPKAPMAQIRESLPFQVQDMLPVPVGEAILDFYPTGEGTSESGPTLSGLLVAAVKDAVLANVRAVQTAGLNPVGVDLIPFALARVLAPASQRGTVAIVECGGNTTTVVIVTDGVPKFVRIIPTGGDDITRLLAGRLSIDEGSAEAVKRHLGMDPLAARTSDDALAVAAVRETMSELLASLRNTINYFVNTHPAEPVGEILLGGAASALPGFAAALSEFTRTSVRFGAPFANVALAKSIRVEDLHAHGASIAVAWGLASGGKAA